A region from the Fundidesulfovibrio magnetotacticus genome encodes:
- the mrdA gene encoding penicillin-binding protein 2 — MPKTYESDSGQQTPRGGLILLQALVLGLFCLFTLRLWYLQVHRGEHFSDLARENQMRQASIIAARGMILDRNGKALAVNEPSFALGLIREDCEDVQGTLRKVAEWTGLDYQVLLDTYIRGKKRSKPFEPLVLISNLSYELLAKIEANAVSWPGLEILIRHKRYYPDGMLMAHVLGYVAEANEEDLEKDSRLALGDHVGKQGLEYVLEQRLRGEKGLKQIEVDAYGREHDQHVLLEPRAGGNLKLSIDAGLQAWAAKQLEGQAGAIAVLEADTGKVAALVSQPSYDSNLFVLGIPPKKWKELRDDPMHPIQNRVAQSVYPPGSTFKLLMAAAALSEGLIKTTDTVFCSGSYRVGDHDFHCWKKGGHGSVDMRSALVHSCDVYFYQLGERLGIDRINRYALQAGFGAPTGIDLPHERGGLIPSTAWKKRRYGENWTRGETLNASIGQGSVQVSPLQLAKFVASLVNGGRIIRPSLVLDDPVDVQAKLNLSDKDREFIVRAMADTVQAGTAQKLKRPDAVIGGKTGTAQVVRLANADIRQKTHEMAYKQRDHAWIATWGQKDGKTYVVVCMVEHGGHGGETAGPIVRSIYDYLFGPAPGMPKAQKAAEAARPEVGD; from the coding sequence ATGCCAAAGACGTATGAGTCGGATTCCGGACAGCAGACGCCGCGTGGCGGGCTGATCCTGCTCCAGGCCCTGGTGCTGGGCCTGTTCTGCCTGTTCACCCTGCGCCTGTGGTACCTGCAGGTGCACAGGGGCGAGCACTTTTCCGACCTGGCCCGCGAAAACCAGATGCGCCAGGCCTCCATCATCGCGGCCCGGGGCATGATCCTGGACCGCAACGGCAAGGCCCTGGCCGTCAACGAGCCGAGCTTCGCCCTGGGCCTCATCCGGGAAGACTGCGAGGACGTGCAGGGCACCCTGCGCAAGGTGGCCGAGTGGACCGGCCTGGACTACCAGGTGCTCCTGGACACCTACATCCGGGGCAAGAAGCGCTCCAAGCCCTTCGAGCCGCTGGTGCTCATCTCCAACCTCTCCTACGAGCTGCTGGCCAAGATCGAGGCCAACGCCGTCTCCTGGCCCGGGCTGGAGATCCTCATCCGCCACAAGCGCTACTACCCCGACGGGATGCTCATGGCCCACGTGCTGGGCTACGTGGCCGAGGCCAACGAGGAGGACCTGGAGAAGGACTCCCGCCTGGCCCTGGGCGACCACGTGGGCAAGCAGGGCCTGGAATACGTTCTGGAGCAGCGCCTGCGCGGCGAAAAGGGCCTCAAGCAGATCGAGGTGGACGCCTACGGCCGCGAGCACGACCAACACGTCCTCCTGGAGCCGCGCGCCGGGGGCAACCTCAAGCTCTCCATCGACGCCGGGCTCCAGGCCTGGGCCGCCAAGCAGCTGGAAGGCCAGGCCGGAGCCATCGCGGTCCTGGAGGCGGACACCGGCAAGGTGGCCGCCCTGGTGAGCCAGCCCAGCTACGACTCCAACCTCTTCGTGCTGGGCATCCCCCCCAAGAAGTGGAAGGAACTGCGCGACGACCCCATGCACCCCATCCAGAACCGGGTGGCCCAGTCGGTGTACCCTCCGGGCTCCACCTTCAAGCTGCTCATGGCCGCTGCGGCCCTCTCGGAGGGCCTCATCAAGACCACGGACACCGTGTTCTGCTCCGGCTCCTACCGCGTGGGCGACCACGACTTCCACTGCTGGAAGAAGGGCGGCCACGGCTCCGTGGACATGCGCTCGGCCCTGGTGCACTCCTGCGACGTCTACTTCTACCAGCTGGGCGAGCGCCTGGGCATCGACCGCATCAACCGCTACGCCCTCCAGGCGGGCTTCGGCGCGCCCACGGGCATCGACCTGCCCCACGAGCGCGGCGGTCTCATCCCCTCCACGGCCTGGAAGAAGCGCCGCTACGGCGAGAACTGGACCCGGGGCGAGACCCTCAACGCCTCCATCGGCCAGGGCTCGGTGCAGGTTTCCCCCCTCCAGCTGGCCAAGTTCGTGGCCTCGCTGGTCAACGGCGGGAGAATCATCCGCCCCAGCCTGGTCCTGGACGACCCCGTGGACGTGCAGGCCAAGCTCAACCTCTCCGACAAGGACCGCGAGTTCATCGTGCGCGCCATGGCGGACACCGTCCAGGCTGGCACGGCCCAGAAGCTTAAGCGCCCCGACGCCGTGATCGGCGGCAAGACCGGCACCGCCCAGGTGGTGCGCCTGGCCAACGCCGACATCCGCCAGAAGACCCACGAAATGGCCTACAAGCAGCGCGACCACGCCTGGATCGCCACCTGGGGCCAGAAGGACGGCAAGACCTACGTGGTGGTCTGCATGGTGGAGCACGGCGGCCACGGCGGCGAGACGGCAGGGCCCATCGTGCGCTCCATCTACGACTATCTCTTCGGCCCGGCCCCCGGCATGCCCAAGGCCCAGAAGGCCGCCGAGGCCGCCAGACCGGAAGTGGGCGACTAA
- the mreC gene encoding rod shape-determining protein MreC: MVLFVYLGLFTWNIRTGYVDNLASHTGLELTRWVLTPGRWAWSRLSEFWERYVYFVGIRQENETLRAELARAQDELVRTREQASLAERLTSLLLIQPPPEWNREAARVIAHRLGPNAALETFVIDKGSRGGVDVNTPVVTPEGLVGRVLRNSLSASTVIMVTDPNSKIPVVSQKSRTQGILAGRGPGQGMILQYVSLSAPIEDGETLVTTGLEGIFPQGLPVARVSLVSREGASLFLNVQAQPLFDASRLEEVALLRKAPPPKPEEPEDGLPDTSTKRPKGAAERKGEVKKRGRNEPPEARQPEAPKKKRGDGQ, translated from the coding sequence GTGGTCCTGTTCGTCTATCTGGGGCTGTTCACCTGGAACATCCGCACCGGATACGTCGACAATCTGGCCAGCCATACGGGCCTTGAACTCACTCGCTGGGTGCTTACGCCCGGCAGGTGGGCGTGGTCGCGTCTGTCCGAATTCTGGGAGCGCTACGTCTACTTCGTGGGCATCCGCCAGGAGAACGAGACGCTGCGCGCCGAGCTGGCCCGCGCCCAGGACGAACTGGTGCGCACCCGCGAGCAGGCCTCCCTGGCCGAACGGCTCACGAGCCTGCTGCTCATCCAGCCGCCCCCCGAATGGAACCGCGAGGCCGCCCGCGTGATCGCCCACCGCCTGGGGCCCAACGCCGCACTGGAAACCTTCGTGATCGACAAGGGCAGCCGGGGCGGCGTGGACGTGAACACCCCCGTGGTCACGCCCGAGGGTCTGGTGGGGCGCGTGCTGCGCAACTCGCTCTCCGCTTCCACCGTGATCATGGTCACCGATCCCAACTCCAAGATCCCCGTGGTCTCCCAGAAGTCGCGCACGCAGGGCATCCTGGCCGGGCGCGGCCCGGGGCAGGGGATGATCCTCCAGTACGTCTCGCTTTCGGCCCCCATCGAGGACGGCGAGACCCTCGTGACCACCGGGCTCGAAGGCATCTTCCCCCAGGGGCTGCCCGTGGCCAGGGTGAGCCTCGTCTCGCGCGAGGGCGCGTCGCTCTTTTTGAACGTGCAGGCCCAGCCCCTCTTCGACGCCTCGCGCCTGGAAGAGGTGGCCCTCCTGCGCAAGGCCCCGCCGCCCAAGCCCGAGGAGCCCGAGGACGGCCTCCCCGACACCTCCACCAAGCGCCCCAAGGGCGCGGCCGAACGCAAGGGCGAGGTGAAGAAACGCGGACGCAACGAGCCCCCCGAAGCGAGACAGCCCGAAGCGCCCAAAAAGAAACGGGGCGACGGGCAATGA
- a CDS encoding rod shape-determining protein, giving the protein MSRLLDSALGFFSNDLAIDLGTANTLVYVKGKGIVLSEPSVVAVKKDARGVNKVLAVGAEAKKMLGRTPGNIVAIRPMKDGVIADFEVTEAMLRHFISKVHNSRRLVRPRIIICVPTGITQVEKRAVKESAQSAGAREVYLIEEPMAAAIGANLPITEPTSNMVVDIGGGTTEVAVISLSGIVYSRSVRVGGDKMDEAIMQYVKRKYNMLIGESTAEQIKIQIGSAHHSTSQGDMEVKGRDLVTGIPQNIVITAEEIQKAIAEQVESIVQAVRIALEQTPPELAADIVDRGIVLTGGGALLRGLDQLLREETSLPIVIVDDPLSAVVLGSGKALDNLDVLKEVTID; this is encoded by the coding sequence ATGTCCAGACTTTTGGATTCCGCACTGGGATTTTTCTCCAACGACCTGGCCATCGACCTGGGCACGGCCAACACCCTGGTCTACGTGAAGGGCAAGGGCATCGTGCTCTCGGAGCCCTCGGTGGTGGCCGTGAAGAAGGACGCCCGGGGCGTCAACAAGGTGCTGGCCGTGGGCGCCGAGGCCAAGAAGATGCTTGGCCGCACGCCGGGCAACATCGTGGCCATCCGGCCCATGAAGGACGGCGTCATCGCCGACTTCGAGGTCACCGAGGCCATGCTGCGCCACTTCATTTCCAAGGTGCACAACTCGCGCCGCCTGGTGCGCCCGCGCATCATCATCTGCGTGCCCACGGGCATCACCCAGGTGGAGAAGCGCGCGGTGAAGGAATCGGCCCAGTCGGCCGGCGCGCGCGAGGTCTACCTGATCGAGGAGCCCATGGCCGCGGCCATCGGCGCCAACCTGCCCATCACCGAGCCCACCTCCAACATGGTGGTGGACATCGGCGGCGGCACCACCGAGGTGGCGGTCATCTCGCTTTCCGGCATCGTGTACTCGCGCAGCGTGCGCGTTGGCGGCGACAAGATGGACGAAGCCATCATGCAGTACGTCAAGCGCAAGTACAACATGCTCATCGGCGAATCCACGGCCGAGCAGATCAAGATCCAGATCGGCAGCGCGCACCACTCCACGAGCCAGGGCGACATGGAGGTCAAGGGACGCGATCTGGTCACGGGCATTCCGCAGAACATTGTCATCACGGCCGAAGAGATCCAGAAGGCCATCGCCGAGCAGGTGGAATCCATCGTGCAGGCGGTGCGCATCGCCCTGGAGCAGACCCCGCCGGAACTGGCGGCCGACATCGTGGACCGGGGCATCGTGCTCACGGGCGGCGGCGCGCTCCTGCGCGGTCTCGACCAGCTCCTGCGCGAGGAGACCAGCCTGCCCATCGTCATCGTGGACGACCCGCTCTCGGCGGTTGTCCTCGGTTCCGGCAAGGCCCTGGACAACCTGGATGTGCTCAAAGAGGTAACGATCGATTAA
- a CDS encoding TIGR01212 family radical SAM protein (This family includes YhcC from E. coli K-12, an uncharacterized radical SAM protein.), whose protein sequence is MDHVSRDAIRTRGHHALSVRWRAVFGRAARKIPLDAGFSCPNRDGTLSKGGCIFCNARGAGTGLARLPLAEQWARWREARQARWGDVALVGYLQAFSNTHGPARRLARVLDELSHIPDLEGLCLGTRPDCLDHEKLALLAAFPAKELWLELGLQSCNPATLARVNRGHGPESFAEAVRAARDHGLKVCAHLMAGLPGEDERHWDATVDFVASLPVAGVKFHNLHVARGSLLETHWRIGGYEPIALERYAAWLARALARLSPEVVVHRLAADPAHGELLAPEWAGDKRRVHEAIRRAAAASGLRQGDLWPPAQG, encoded by the coding sequence ATGGACCACGTTTCACGAGACGCCATCCGCACGCGGGGCCATCATGCCCTCTCGGTCCGCTGGCGCGCGGTCTTCGGGCGCGCCGCGCGCAAGATCCCCCTGGACGCCGGTTTTTCCTGCCCCAACCGCGACGGAACCCTCTCCAAGGGCGGCTGCATCTTCTGCAACGCCCGGGGGGCCGGCACGGGTTTGGCGCGCCTTCCCCTCGCGGAGCAGTGGGCGCGCTGGCGCGAGGCCCGACAGGCCCGCTGGGGCGACGTGGCCCTGGTGGGCTACCTCCAGGCCTTCTCCAACACCCACGGCCCGGCCCGGCGGCTGGCCAGGGTCCTGGACGAGCTGTCCCACATCCCGGACCTGGAGGGCCTTTGCCTGGGCACCCGCCCGGACTGCCTGGACCACGAAAAGCTCGCCCTCCTGGCGGCTTTCCCCGCGAAGGAGCTCTGGCTGGAACTGGGCTTGCAGTCCTGCAACCCGGCAACCCTTGCCCGGGTGAACCGGGGCCACGGCCCGGAGAGCTTCGCCGAGGCGGTCCGCGCGGCCCGCGACCACGGGCTCAAGGTTTGCGCGCACCTCATGGCCGGGCTGCCCGGAGAGGATGAGCGCCACTGGGACGCCACCGTGGATTTCGTGGCCTCCCTGCCCGTGGCCGGGGTGAAGTTTCACAACCTCCACGTGGCCCGGGGCAGTCTCCTGGAGACCCACTGGCGCATCGGGGGGTACGAGCCTATCGCCCTGGAGCGTTACGCCGCATGGCTGGCGCGCGCCCTGGCCCGGCTCTCGCCGGAGGTGGTGGTGCACCGCCTGGCGGCGGACCCCGCCCATGGGGAACTCCTTGCGCCGGAATGGGCCGGGGACAAACGCCGGGTGCACGAGGCCATCCGCCGCGCCGCAGCCGCGTCGGGCCTGCGCCAGGGCGACCTGTGGCCGCCCGCCCAGGGCTGA
- a CDS encoding methylated-DNA--[protein]-cysteine S-methyltransferase, translating into MTRSELLAYGPLALELTWDAGWLASIRPRWAQDGETSRIATAHGRALQEAFARYVAGERVTWPELPVDLAALPPFFRAVLTELARIPAGETLSYGELAARCGRPGAARAVGQAMARNPWPLVYPCHRVLAAGGRIGGYGPGLEMKRWLLGLEGKLPA; encoded by the coding sequence ATGACGCGTTCGGAACTGCTGGCGTACGGGCCACTGGCCCTGGAGCTGACCTGGGACGCCGGATGGCTCGCCTCCATCCGTCCGCGCTGGGCGCAAGACGGCGAGACGTCCAGGATCGCGACGGCGCACGGCAGGGCGCTCCAGGAGGCGTTTGCCCGCTACGTGGCGGGCGAGCGGGTCACGTGGCCGGAGTTGCCCGTGGACCTGGCGGCCCTGCCCCCCTTTTTCCGGGCGGTGCTCACGGAGCTTGCGCGCATCCCGGCCGGGGAGACCCTGAGCTACGGCGAGCTGGCCGCGCGCTGCGGCCGCCCGGGCGCGGCCCGCGCGGTGGGCCAGGCCATGGCGCGCAACCCCTGGCCCCTGGTGTACCCCTGCCACCGCGTGCTGGCGGCAGGGGGCAGGATCGGCGGGTACGGGCCGGGGCTGGAAATGAAGCGGTGGCTGCTGGGGCTGGAGGGGAAGCTTCCGGCCTGA
- a CDS encoding HigA family addiction module antitoxin: MRIRTHPGEVLREEFMKPLELSANALALALRVPVTRVNDIARERRGVSADTALRLARYFGTTPEFWLNLQQAHDLSKVEREMGAEIVRGVEPRMAG; encoded by the coding sequence GTGAGAATCCGTACCCATCCTGGCGAGGTGCTGCGCGAGGAGTTCATGAAGCCGTTGGAGCTTTCCGCCAACGCTTTGGCCCTGGCCCTGCGCGTTCCCGTCACGCGTGTGAACGACATCGCCCGCGAGCGACGGGGCGTTTCGGCCGACACGGCCCTGCGTCTGGCCCGCTATTTCGGCACCACGCCGGAGTTCTGGTTGAATCTTCAGCAGGCGCACGACCTTTCGAAGGTCGAGCGGGAAATGGGGGCTGAGATCGTGCGGGGGGTGGAACCGAGGATGGCGGGTTGA
- a CDS encoding Ada metal-binding domain-containing protein → MDAPDAFTLSLSDDARWDAVRTCAPSADGLFVYAVRTTGVFCRPSCRSRTPRRGNVRYYPDPDAAKAAGYRPCARCRPDLAEHDPVGDLTGRALAFLERLAHDPAALRRELDGLGVTRDRLDRLLRARTGRTSRQSLDALRVAKALELLRTTSLPVARAALDSGFESLSTFYRRFRDLTGQTPGQVRAARENAP, encoded by the coding sequence ATGGACGCGCCCGACGCCTTCACCCTCTCCCTCTCCGACGACGCCCGCTGGGACGCCGTGCGAACCTGCGCTCCCTCCGCCGACGGGCTGTTCGTCTACGCCGTGCGCACCACGGGCGTGTTCTGCCGTCCCTCCTGCCGCTCCCGCACGCCCCGGCGCGGCAACGTGCGCTATTATCCCGACCCGGACGCGGCCAAGGCCGCCGGATACCGGCCCTGCGCCCGCTGCCGCCCGGACCTCGCGGAGCACGACCCCGTCGGCGACCTGACCGGCCGCGCCCTGGCGTTTCTGGAACGCCTCGCCCACGACCCCGCCGCCCTGCGCCGGGAGCTGGACGGCCTGGGCGTCACGCGCGACCGGCTCGACCGGCTCCTCAGGGCCCGCACCGGCCGCACCTCCCGTCAAAGCCTGGACGCCCTGCGCGTGGCCAAGGCCCTGGAACTCCTGCGCACGACCTCCCTGCCCGTGGCCCGCGCGGCCCTGGACAGCGGTTTCGAGAGCCTTTCCACCTTCTACAGGCGCTTCCGCGACCTCACGGGCCAGACGCCCGGACAGGTCCGCGCCGCCCGGGAGAACGCTCCGTGA
- a CDS encoding methylated-DNA--[protein]-cysteine S-methyltransferase, giving the protein MNLLHVDTPVGRLGLAAQEDALAMVLLPGEAAPQGCHPAPTPLLREAARQLQAYFKRGLRLFDLPLAPAGTPFQLAVWEAVRGVPYGCTASYAHIAARAGRPGSARAAGAANGRNPLPLVTPCHRVVGSDGSLTGYRGGLALKRFLLDLEQGRASPGMPHG; this is encoded by the coding sequence GTGAACCTCCTCCACGTGGACACACCCGTCGGACGCCTGGGCCTGGCCGCGCAAGAAGACGCGCTGGCCATGGTCCTCCTGCCCGGCGAGGCCGCGCCCCAGGGCTGCCATCCCGCGCCCACCCCGCTCCTGCGCGAGGCCGCGCGGCAGCTCCAGGCCTATTTCAAAAGGGGACTGCGCCTTTTCGACCTGCCTCTGGCCCCCGCGGGCACGCCCTTCCAACTGGCCGTCTGGGAGGCTGTGCGTGGCGTCCCCTACGGCTGCACGGCCAGCTACGCCCACATCGCCGCCCGCGCGGGGCGACCGGGTTCGGCCCGCGCCGCCGGGGCGGCCAACGGGCGCAACCCCCTGCCCCTGGTGACCCCCTGCCACCGCGTGGTGGGGTCGGACGGCAGCCTCACGGGCTACCGCGGCGGGCTGGCCCTCAAGCGTTTCCTGCTGGACCTGGAGCAGGGGCGCGCGTCCCCGGGCATGCCGCACGGCTGA